One region of Trueperaceae bacterium genomic DNA includes:
- the lysX gene encoding lysine biosynthesis protein LysX, translating to MTTAPAVRIALVHDRLRPEERLLLGAFDRLGVDVRRVYAPDLRLEAGAPWPEGDVAYLRTLSHARTLAIAQGLEASGVHVVNPAHVVATCGDKWASSAALAAAGVPQPRTVLAFDRATVLAAAEDLGWPVVLKPVVGSWGRMVARLHDVDAVDAVLEHKRVLGGPTHQLFYVQEHVAKPGRDLRAFVVGDRVVAAIAREGDDWRTNTARGATVRGVAVTPDLEATALAAARAVAGSARGGLLAVDLLEADRGLLVGEVNHGLEFRNSIEPTGVDLPLEIAAYLRDVAAASAPDAPAARAGAASGAPPAHAAGGTA from the coding sequence GTGACGACCGCGCCCGCGGTTCGCATCGCGCTGGTCCACGACCGCCTCCGCCCCGAGGAGCGCCTGCTCCTCGGGGCGTTCGACCGCCTCGGCGTCGACGTCCGCCGCGTCTACGCCCCCGACCTCCGGCTCGAAGCGGGCGCCCCGTGGCCGGAGGGCGACGTCGCGTACCTCCGTACCCTCTCGCACGCCCGCACCCTCGCGATCGCGCAGGGCCTCGAAGCGAGCGGCGTCCACGTCGTCAACCCCGCCCACGTCGTCGCGACGTGCGGCGACAAGTGGGCGAGCAGCGCCGCGCTCGCCGCGGCCGGCGTCCCCCAACCCCGCACCGTCCTCGCCTTCGACCGCGCCACCGTCCTGGCCGCCGCCGAGGACCTCGGTTGGCCGGTCGTCCTCAAACCGGTCGTCGGGAGTTGGGGCCGCATGGTCGCGCGCCTCCACGACGTCGACGCCGTCGACGCCGTCCTGGAACACAAGCGCGTCCTGGGCGGCCCGACCCACCAGCTGTTCTACGTCCAGGAGCACGTCGCCAAACCCGGCCGCGACCTCCGCGCCTTCGTCGTCGGCGACCGCGTCGTCGCCGCCATCGCCCGCGAAGGGGACGACTGGCGCACGAACACCGCCCGCGGCGCCACCGTCCGCGGCGTCGCGGTCACGCCCGACCTCGAGGCGACCGCCCTCGCCGCCGCCCGCGCGGTCGCGGGGTCGGCGCGGGGCGGCCTGCTCGCCGTCGACCTCCTGGAGGCCGACCGAGGCCTCCTGGTGGGGGAGGTCAACCACGGGCTCGAGTTCCGCAACTCGATCGAACCGACCGGCGTCGACCTGCCCCTCGAGATCGCGGCGTACCTTCGCGACGTCGCGGCCGCGTCCGCCCCGGACGCCCCGGCCGCACGGGCCGGGGCGGCCTCCGGCGCGCCCCCCGCGCACGCGGCCGGGGGGACGGCGTGA